A region of Amyelois transitella isolate CPQ chromosome 11, ilAmyTran1.1, whole genome shotgun sequence DNA encodes the following proteins:
- the LOC106133432 gene encoding NADH dehydrogenase [ubiquinone] flavoprotein 2, mitochondrial: protein MLSSLRSGVKGVWRASSRALQTTANLQHDSLFVHRDSPEDNPNIPFEFTAENQKRVDAILAIYPEGHKRGAMIPLLDLAQRQHGGWLPISAMHKVAEVLNLPRMRVYEVATFYTMFIRRPIGKYHVQVCTTTPCWLRGSDAVLKAITDATGCKVGGNSPCGKFSVSEVECLGACVNAPMIQVNDDYYEDLTVEDTKEIIEKLKKDEKPKPGPRSGRFASEPLGGLTSLTEEPKGPGFGLQDALKA from the exons ATGTTATCCAGCCTAAGATCTGGTGTAAAAGGAGTG TGGCGAGCTTCTTCTAGAGCCCTTCAGACGACTGCAAATTTGCAACATGACAGCCTTTTCGTGCACAGAGACTCTCCCGAGGACAACCCCAATATACCATTTGAATTCACAGCGGAAAACCAAAAG AGAGTTGATGCTATCCTCGCCATATATCCTGAAGGGCACAAACGTGGGGCTATGATTCCACTACTGGATCTAGCACAACGGCAACACGGCGGCTGGTTGCCTATATCAGCGATGCACAAAGTGGCCGAAGTTTTAAATCTACCTCGTATGAGAGTGTATGAAGTAGCTACATTCTACACTATGTTTATTAG gaGACCAATTGGTAAATACCACGTTCAAGTGTGCACGACCACACCGTGTTGGCTGAGAGGGTCCGATGCAGTGCTGAAAGCTATCACCGATGCGACCGGATGCAAAGTTGGCGGGAACAGCCCTTGTGGGAAATTCTCAGTTTCTGag GTTGAATGTCTAGGCGCTTGTGTGAATGCTCCAATGATTCAAGTAAACGACGActattat gaagATTTAACCGTAGAAGACACTAAGGAAATTATTGAGAAGCTTAAAAAAGATGAGAAACCCAAACCTGGTCCAAG gaGCGGTCGTTTTGCGTCTGAGCCTCTTGGCGGGCTGACATCCCTCACAGAAGAACCTAAAGGTCCAGGCTTCGGTCTACAGGACGCCCTGAAAGCAt